A DNA window from Streptomyces bacillaris contains the following coding sequences:
- a CDS encoding aspartate-semialdehyde dehydrogenase, which produces MTARRPSLAVVGATGAIGGVMLRILSQHADVWGEVRLVASPRSAGRKLVVRGEESEVLALSEDVFDGIDVALFLVPDEVSARWAPIATSKGAVVIDDSAAFRLDDDVPLVVPEINPHAARLRPRGIVASPNCTTLSLIVAVGALHAEFGLRELIVSSYQAVSSAGRDGVAALREQLSLVAGTELGTHPGDVRRALGDGASTGPFSPFAAPVALNVVPWAGTDAGDGWSSEELAIREECRKVLGLPELRTSATCVYVPVVAAHSMSVHARFENEVAVDRAHEILATAPGVVLFDSPASGDFPTPSDVVGTDPTWVGRVRRSMDDSRALEMFICGDNLRKGAALNVAQIAESVAAEITSV; this is translated from the coding sequence ATGACCGCACGCCGCCCTTCGCTCGCGGTCGTCGGTGCGACCGGGGCGATCGGCGGCGTCATGCTCCGGATCCTCTCGCAGCACGCGGACGTCTGGGGCGAGGTCAGACTCGTCGCCTCACCGCGCTCGGCCGGCCGCAAGCTGGTCGTGCGCGGTGAGGAGAGCGAGGTCCTCGCGCTGAGCGAGGACGTGTTCGACGGCATCGACGTGGCCCTCTTCCTCGTACCGGACGAGGTCTCCGCCCGCTGGGCCCCGATCGCCACCTCCAAGGGCGCCGTCGTGATCGACGACTCGGCGGCCTTCCGGCTCGACGACGACGTCCCGCTGGTCGTCCCGGAGATCAACCCGCACGCCGCCCGGCTCAGACCACGTGGCATCGTCGCCTCCCCGAACTGCACCACGCTCTCGCTGATCGTCGCGGTCGGCGCGCTCCACGCCGAATTCGGGCTGCGCGAACTGATCGTCTCCTCCTACCAGGCGGTCAGCAGCGCGGGCCGGGACGGGGTCGCGGCCCTGCGCGAACAGTTGTCGCTGGTGGCCGGTACGGAGCTGGGCACCCACCCCGGAGACGTACGCCGTGCCCTCGGTGACGGCGCGTCGACCGGCCCCTTCAGCCCGTTCGCCGCGCCCGTGGCCCTGAACGTCGTGCCGTGGGCCGGTACGGACGCGGGGGACGGCTGGTCCTCCGAGGAACTGGCCATCCGCGAGGAGTGCCGCAAGGTGCTGGGGCTGCCGGAGCTGCGGACCAGCGCGACCTGCGTGTACGTCCCCGTCGTCGCCGCGCACTCCATGTCCGTCCACGCGCGCTTCGAGAACGAGGTCGCCGTCGACCGGGCCCACGAGATCCTGGCGACCGCGCCGGGCGTCGTCCTCTTCGACAGCCCTGCCTCCGGGGATTTCCCGACTCCGTCCGACGTGGTCGGCACCGATCCCACCTGGGTCGGCCGGGTACGGCGTTCGATGGACGATTCCCGGGCCCTGGAAATGTTCATCTGCGGGGACAATCTCCGTAAAGGTGCGGCTTTGAACGTCGCGCAGATCGCGGAATCGGTGGCCGCCGAAATTACCTCCGTCTGA
- a CDS encoding class I SAM-dependent methyltransferase — MYSPTPDDWQDANRARWDERVPIHAASDFYDLEAFRAGKDALRPFELAEVGDVTGKTLLHLQCHIGLDTLSWARHGAAQVVGLDFSEPAVETARGLAESLGLGPDRAAFVAADVYDAPSAVPDSSYDIVYTGVGALNWLPDMERWAETAASLVAPGGFLYLAEFHPLTDTLDDGTGSVVTHDYFSREAWVDETPGTYADFDAPTVHNRSVEWQHPVGEVVTALAAAGLRIEFLREHDVSLFPRFGTLERQSDGYYRFPADRPRIPLMYSLKATRPKPHGG; from the coding sequence ATGTACTCCCCGACTCCGGACGACTGGCAGGACGCCAACCGCGCACGCTGGGACGAGCGTGTGCCGATACACGCGGCGAGCGACTTCTACGACCTGGAGGCGTTCCGGGCGGGGAAGGACGCCCTGCGCCCGTTCGAGCTGGCGGAGGTCGGTGACGTCACGGGAAAGACCCTGCTGCACCTCCAGTGCCACATCGGCCTGGACACCCTGTCCTGGGCGCGGCACGGTGCCGCGCAGGTGGTGGGCCTGGACTTCTCCGAGCCCGCCGTGGAGACCGCCCGGGGCCTCGCGGAATCGCTGGGGCTGGGCCCCGACCGCGCGGCGTTCGTGGCGGCCGATGTGTACGACGCCCCCTCGGCCGTCCCCGACTCCTCGTACGACATCGTCTACACGGGCGTCGGCGCGCTGAACTGGCTGCCCGACATGGAGCGCTGGGCCGAGACGGCGGCCTCGCTGGTGGCGCCCGGCGGATTCCTCTACCTGGCGGAGTTCCACCCGCTCACCGACACCCTGGACGACGGGACCGGCTCGGTCGTCACCCATGACTACTTCAGCCGTGAGGCCTGGGTGGACGAGACTCCGGGGACGTACGCCGACTTCGACGCGCCGACCGTGCACAACCGCAGCGTCGAGTGGCAGCACCCGGTGGGCGAGGTGGTGACGGCGCTCGCGGCGGCCGGCCTGCGCATTGAGTTCCTTCGCGAGCACGATGTCTCGCTCTTCCCCCGCTTCGGCACGCTGGAGCGCCAGTCGGACGGCTACTACCGCTTCCCGGCGGACCGCCCGCGCATCCCGCTGATGTACTCGCTCAAGGCGACCCGCCCCAAGCCGCACGGTGGATGA
- a CDS encoding nuclear transport factor 2 family protein has protein sequence MTDDTSRSTTTAGLRTTVETYWATADARDWEAFAATLADDVVYELPQTRELIRGKDRYLRFNQEYPGDWHVRIERIVADAEGRQAAARTEFTVGPEELHAIHFFTFDDQGLITGVTDFWPEAYEPPAGREHLVERY, from the coding sequence ATGACCGACGACACGAGCAGAAGCACCACCACGGCCGGCCTGCGCACGACGGTGGAGACGTACTGGGCGACGGCCGACGCCCGGGACTGGGAGGCGTTCGCGGCGACCCTGGCGGACGACGTGGTGTACGAGCTGCCGCAGACCCGCGAGCTCATCCGGGGCAAGGACCGCTACCTCCGGTTCAACCAGGAGTACCCGGGCGACTGGCACGTCCGGATCGAGCGGATCGTCGCCGACGCGGAAGGCCGCCAGGCCGCCGCCCGGACCGAGTTCACGGTCGGCCCGGAGGAGCTGCACGCCATCCACTTCTTCACCTTCGACGACCAGGGCCTGATCACCGGGGTGACGGATTTCTGGCCGGAGGCGTACGAACCCCCGGCGGGCCGCGAGCACTTGGTGGAGCGCTACTGA
- a CDS encoding HAD family hydrolase, protein MQRLVLFDLDNTLIDRNGAIQDWAVQFAARHSLADHAATQLVELVQERAFPVTFETIRAQYRLQPSAKTLWRQYCSDIAAAVRCPERILAGLDALRATGWRVGVATNGATDIQNAKLQATGLIDRIDGVCVSESVGARKPAPAVFEAAAVACGSLISQGGWMVGDNPETDIDGGRRAGLRTIWIPNGRAWPNRLAAPDHCVPDAGTAIALLLASDWEARPTASRRS, encoded by the coding sequence ATGCAGCGGCTGGTGCTCTTCGATCTCGACAACACCCTGATCGACAGGAACGGTGCCATCCAGGATTGGGCCGTTCAGTTCGCCGCTCGGCACTCCCTCGCTGACCACGCCGCCACGCAGTTGGTCGAGTTGGTCCAGGAACGAGCTTTTCCAGTCACCTTCGAAACCATACGGGCGCAGTACCGTCTCCAGCCCTCCGCGAAGACGCTGTGGAGGCAGTACTGCTCCGACATCGCGGCGGCGGTCAGGTGCCCTGAGAGGATACTCGCGGGCCTGGATGCCCTACGAGCCACCGGCTGGCGAGTGGGTGTCGCCACCAACGGAGCCACCGATATTCAGAACGCCAAACTCCAGGCAACCGGTCTGATCGATCGCATCGATGGCGTCTGCGTCTCGGAGTCCGTCGGGGCACGAAAGCCCGCACCCGCCGTCTTCGAGGCGGCAGCCGTAGCGTGCGGCTCCCTTATTTCCCAAGGTGGCTGGATGGTGGGCGACAACCCGGAGACCGACATCGATGGAGGTCGTCGAGCGGGCCTACGCACGATCTGGATCCCCAACGGGCGGGCCTGGCCCAACCGGCTCGCCGCACCTGACCATTGCGTACCCGACGCGGGGACGGCCATCGCGCTGCTGCTGGCCAGTGACTGGGAGGCCCGCCCCACCGCCTCGAGGCGGTCGTGA
- a CDS encoding aspartate kinase: protein MGLVVQKYGGSSVADAEGIKRVAKRVVDAKRNGNQVVVVVSAMGDTTDELIDLAEQVSPMPTGREFDMLLTAGERISMALLAMAIKNLGHEAQSFTGSQAGVITDSVHNKARIIDVTPGRIRTSIDEGNIAIVAGFQGVSQEGKNITTLGRGGSDTTAVALAAALDAEVCEIYTDVDGVFTADPRVVKKAKKIDWISFEDMLELAASGSKVLLHRCVEYARRYNIPIHVRSSFSGLRGTWVSNEPQGDQKVEHAIISGVAHDVSEAKVTVVGVPDKPGEAAAIFRAIANAEVNIDMVVQNVSAASTGLTDISFTLPKAEGRKAIDALERAKGSIGFESLRYDDQIAKISLVGAGMKTNPGVTAGFFEALSDAGVNIELISTSEIRISVVTRADDVNEAVRAVHTAFGLDSDSDEAVVYGGTGR, encoded by the coding sequence GTGGGCCTTGTCGTGCAGAAGTACGGAGGCTCCTCCGTAGCCGATGCCGAGGGCATCAAGCGGGTCGCCAAGCGAGTCGTCGACGCCAAGAGGAACGGCAACCAGGTGGTTGTCGTGGTGTCCGCGATGGGCGACACGACGGACGAGTTGATAGACCTCGCCGAGCAGGTGTCTCCGATGCCTACCGGCCGTGAGTTCGACATGCTGCTGACCGCGGGTGAGCGGATCTCCATGGCCCTGCTGGCGATGGCGATCAAAAACCTGGGCCACGAGGCCCAGTCGTTCACGGGCAGCCAGGCCGGTGTCATCACCGACTCGGTCCACAACAAAGCGCGCATCATCGACGTCACGCCCGGCCGCATCCGGACCTCGATCGACGAGGGCAACATCGCCATCGTCGCCGGGTTCCAGGGCGTGAGCCAGGAGGGCAAGAACATCACGACGCTCGGCCGCGGCGGGTCGGACACGACCGCCGTCGCGCTGGCTGCCGCGCTGGACGCCGAGGTCTGTGAGATCTACACGGACGTCGACGGCGTCTTCACCGCGGACCCGCGGGTCGTGAAGAAGGCGAAGAAGATCGACTGGATCTCCTTCGAGGACATGCTGGAGCTGGCCGCGTCCGGTTCCAAGGTGCTGCTGCACCGGTGCGTCGAGTACGCACGCCGTTACAACATCCCGATCCACGTCCGCTCGTCCTTCTCCGGACTGCGCGGGACCTGGGTCAGCAACGAGCCGCAAGGGGACCAGAAGGTGGAGCACGCGATCATCTCCGGAGTCGCCCACGACGTCTCGGAGGCCAAGGTCACCGTCGTCGGCGTGCCGGACAAGCCGGGCGAGGCGGCCGCGATCTTCCGCGCCATCGCCAACGCCGAGGTCAACATCGACATGGTGGTGCAGAACGTCTCCGCCGCGTCGACCGGCCTGACGGACATCTCCTTCACCCTCCCCAAGGCCGAGGGCCGCAAGGCCATCGACGCCCTGGAGCGGGCCAAGGGCTCCATCGGCTTCGAGTCGCTGCGCTACGACGACCAGATCGCCAAGATCTCCCTGGTCGGCGCCGGTATGAAGACCAACCCGGGCGTCACCGCCGGCTTCTTCGAGGCGCTCTCCGACGCGGGCGTCAACATCGAGCTGATCTCGACATCCGAGATCCGCATCTCGGTGGTCACCCGTGCCGACGACGTCAACGAGGCCGTGCGCGCCGTGCACACCGCCTTCGGCCTCGACAGCGACTCCGACGAGGCCGTCGTCTACGGAGGCACCGGCCGATGA
- a CDS encoding VOC family protein, which produces MIGISPGASLPSVWPVLHYDDTKAALRFLVDVLGFEQVVAASGEHGGIGHAELSRPGGGALVFGSTRHTDSVHGRMRAGTSAVYEVDAVHRRVVDAGGEVLEAPHETRLESGAAAHVCTVQDPECNLWTFRHLSGSYVGVGAGERRRDSGR; this is translated from the coding sequence TTGATCGGTATATCGCCTGGTGCCTCCCTGCCCTCGGTCTGGCCGGTCCTGCACTATGACGACACGAAGGCGGCGCTGCGCTTCCTGGTGGACGTGCTGGGGTTCGAGCAGGTGGTTGCTGCGTCGGGTGAGCACGGCGGGATCGGGCATGCGGAGCTGAGCCGGCCTGGCGGTGGTGCGCTGGTGTTCGGCTCGACGAGGCACACGGACAGCGTGCACGGGCGGATGCGGGCGGGCACCAGCGCGGTCTACGAGGTGGACGCGGTGCACCGGCGGGTGGTCGACGCGGGCGGCGAGGTCCTCGAAGCGCCGCACGAGACGCGGCTCGAGTCGGGGGCTGCGGCGCACGTGTGCACGGTGCAGGACCCGGAGTGCAACCTGTGGACCTTTCGGCACCTATCGGGGTCCTACGTCGGAGTAGGGGCTGGGGAGAGACGACGGGACTCCGGCCGGTGA
- a CDS encoding DUF1838 family protein, protein MTTPLAQPAPAEQPTPAELLRSLARTRASLDGEEVTYWWTGDVYSWAPDEPYRRVFGFEGLNVARLVQDAEAGPDAYQLLTREAAFYLDPVSREILETWQDRPVVHVWNDPANQKWRPFPVPVTELGGQVCFSLEIPLAYPSPLPVDRYPDHSAGDTYKALELFQFFADRADLAGPAPSVPATMSWSRMSPWLPWMAQGQRPGGLTFHCRGRKLGSYDEVPERTRAYIADRHPEFAHAPEAWSEPNETSWTYFRKLHPPR, encoded by the coding sequence ATGACGACACCACTCGCACAGCCGGCCCCCGCCGAGCAGCCCACCCCCGCCGAGCTGCTCCGCTCCCTCGCCCGTACCCGCGCCTCGCTGGACGGTGAGGAGGTCACGTACTGGTGGACGGGAGACGTCTACTCCTGGGCCCCCGACGAGCCCTACCGGCGGGTCTTCGGCTTCGAGGGGCTCAACGTCGCCCGCTTGGTGCAGGACGCCGAGGCCGGGCCGGACGCGTATCAGCTGCTGACCCGGGAGGCCGCGTTCTACCTGGATCCGGTCAGCCGCGAGATCCTGGAGACCTGGCAGGACCGGCCGGTGGTGCACGTCTGGAACGACCCGGCCAACCAGAAGTGGCGGCCCTTCCCCGTCCCGGTGACCGAGCTGGGCGGGCAGGTCTGCTTCAGCCTGGAGATCCCGCTCGCCTATCCCTCGCCGCTGCCGGTGGACCGGTACCCCGACCACTCGGCCGGGGACACCTACAAGGCGCTGGAGCTCTTCCAGTTCTTCGCCGACCGCGCCGACCTGGCCGGCCCGGCGCCCAGCGTTCCGGCCACCATGTCGTGGTCCCGGATGTCGCCGTGGCTGCCGTGGATGGCCCAGGGGCAGCGGCCCGGCGGGCTCACCTTCCACTGCCGGGGGCGCAAGCTGGGCTCGTACGACGAGGTCCCGGAGCGTACGCGCGCCTACATCGCGGACCGTCATCCGGAGTTCGCCCACGCCCCGGAGGCGTGGAGCGAGCCGAACGAGACGAGCTGGACGTACTTCAGGAAGCTCCACCCGCCGCGATAG
- a CDS encoding S9 family peptidase, with product MEGMSESENVSTMPEWEQRFRAPRVSLPDWAEDAPDRSLFVSNATGTYELYAWDRASGRQRQVTDRPNGTTDGVLTPDGEAIWWFSDTDGDEFGVWMRQPFGGGEDEPAAPGLAPSYPAGLAIGRDGSAVIGRSTDEDGTTIHLVPAPGGGEAVEIYRHRESAGVGDLSYDGTLIALEHTEHGDAMHSALRVVRPDGSTVAELDDTEGGTKELGLAVLGFAPVAGDTRLLVGHQRRGRWEPMIWDPVAGTETALPVDLPGDVGAEWYPDGSALLIEHSFEARSELWRYEPGAAEPVRVETPAGTVSGATARPDGTVEYLWSSAAQPPVVRSTSGAVVLDPPGAKAPASVPVEDAWVEGPGGRIHALVQRPATGEGPFPTVFEIHGGPTWHDSDAFASGPAAWVDHGFAVVRVNYRGSTGYGRAWTDALKHRVGMIELEDIAAVREWSVASGLADPRRLVLAGGSWGGYLTLLGLGTQPDAWALGLAAVPVADYVTAYHDEMEALKAMDRTLLGGTPEEVPERFEASSPLTYVDAVRAPVYISAGVNDPRCPIRQVENYVDRLAARGAVHEVYRYDAGHGSLVVEERIKQVRLELEFALKHLGGGAVQGA from the coding sequence ATGGAGGGCATGAGCGAATCGGAGAACGTCTCGACCATGCCGGAGTGGGAGCAGCGGTTCCGCGCGCCCAGGGTGTCCCTGCCCGACTGGGCCGAGGACGCGCCTGACCGCTCCCTCTTCGTGTCCAACGCCACCGGGACCTATGAGCTGTACGCCTGGGACCGGGCGAGCGGGCGGCAGCGCCAGGTGACCGACCGGCCCAACGGAACCACCGACGGGGTGCTGACGCCGGACGGCGAGGCCATCTGGTGGTTCAGCGACACCGATGGCGACGAGTTCGGCGTGTGGATGCGCCAGCCGTTCGGCGGCGGGGAGGACGAGCCCGCCGCCCCGGGGCTCGCCCCCTCGTATCCGGCGGGCCTCGCCATCGGGCGCGACGGCTCCGCCGTGATCGGCCGTTCCACGGATGAGGACGGGACGACCATTCACCTGGTGCCGGCCCCGGGCGGTGGCGAAGCCGTCGAGATCTACCGGCACCGGGAGTCCGCCGGGGTCGGGGACCTGTCGTACGACGGGACGCTCATCGCCCTGGAGCACACCGAGCACGGCGACGCCATGCACTCCGCCCTGCGTGTGGTGCGCCCGGACGGCTCCACGGTGGCCGAGCTGGACGACACCGAGGGCGGCACCAAGGAGCTGGGGCTCGCCGTGCTGGGCTTCGCGCCGGTGGCCGGTGACACCCGGCTCCTCGTGGGGCACCAGCGCCGGGGCCGCTGGGAGCCGATGATCTGGGACCCGGTAGCGGGCACGGAGACCGCGCTCCCCGTCGACCTGCCCGGTGACGTGGGCGCCGAATGGTATCCGGACGGCTCCGCGCTGCTCATCGAGCACAGCTTCGAGGCCCGCAGCGAGCTGTGGCGGTACGAGCCGGGGGCCGCGGAGCCCGTGCGGGTGGAAACCCCCGCCGGGACGGTGTCGGGCGCCACGGCCCGCCCCGACGGCACCGTGGAGTACCTCTGGTCCTCGGCCGCGCAGCCGCCCGTGGTGCGGTCGACCAGCGGTGCGGTGGTCCTGGACCCGCCGGGTGCGAAGGCCCCGGCGTCGGTGCCCGTCGAGGACGCGTGGGTGGAGGGGCCGGGCGGCCGGATCCACGCCCTCGTGCAGAGGCCCGCCACCGGGGAGGGGCCCTTCCCCACCGTCTTCGAGATCCACGGCGGGCCGACCTGGCACGACAGCGACGCCTTCGCCTCCGGCCCGGCTGCCTGGGTGGACCACGGCTTCGCCGTCGTACGGGTCAACTACCGCGGCTCCACCGGCTACGGCCGCGCCTGGACGGACGCGCTCAAGCACCGGGTCGGCATGATCGAGCTGGAGGACATCGCCGCCGTGCGGGAGTGGTCGGTCGCCTCCGGGCTCGCGGACCCGCGGCGCCTGGTTCTGGCCGGCGGCTCCTGGGGCGGCTATCTCACCCTGCTCGGCCTCGGCACCCAGCCCGACGCCTGGGCACTGGGGCTGGCGGCGGTGCCGGTCGCGGACTACGTCACGGCGTACCACGACGAGATGGAGGCCCTGAAGGCGATGGACCGCACGCTGCTGGGCGGCACGCCGGAGGAGGTGCCCGAGCGGTTCGAGGCCTCGTCCCCGCTGACGTACGTCGACGCGGTGCGCGCCCCCGTCTACATCTCGGCCGGCGTCAACGATCCGCGGTGCCCCATCCGCCAGGTGGAGAACTACGTGGACCGGCTGGCGGCGCGCGGCGCGGTGCACGAGGTCTACCGGTACGACGCGGGGCACGGCTCGCTCGTGGTGGAGGAGCGCATCAAGCAGGTGCGGCTGGAGCTGGAGTTCGCCCTCAAGCATCTGGGGGGTGGTGCCGTCCAGGGGGCGTAA
- a CDS encoding DUF317 domain-containing protein, with product MWPTSRNTLLFVSPDGLCGAEWILSAYPFSLGGLPVAWQLSARPHAASAMTEWNAYFTAGVPCEALADLLVVIDAREAPDGVGEGPETVLNALAARGWYRDADRPGTTAMAPGFPAACPCRCCRRSSRMPTRALTWSAGRRGRNPLRENRICGARWRRGALGVWCLTAYVDRYIAWCLPALGLAGPAL from the coding sequence ATGTGGCCGACCTCTCGCAACACCCTGCTGTTTGTGAGCCCGGACGGGCTGTGCGGCGCCGAGTGGATCCTTTCGGCCTACCCGTTCTCCTTGGGCGGACTGCCCGTCGCCTGGCAGTTGTCTGCCCGCCCTCATGCCGCCTCCGCGATGACGGAGTGGAATGCGTACTTCACCGCGGGCGTCCCGTGCGAGGCGCTCGCCGATCTCCTTGTCGTGATCGACGCCCGCGAGGCGCCTGATGGCGTGGGCGAGGGTCCCGAGACGGTCCTGAACGCACTCGCCGCACGGGGCTGGTACAGGGATGCGGACCGGCCCGGTACTACCGCCATGGCCCCGGGTTTTCCTGCAGCATGTCCCTGCAGGTGTTGCCGCCGCTCATCGAGGATGCCGACCCGCGCCCTGACCTGGTCGGCTGGCAGGCGTGGGCGGAACCCGCTCCGGGAGAACCGTATCTGTGGTGCGCGCTGGCGCCGTGGGGCTCTTGGGGTGTGGTGCCTGACTGCCTACGTTGATCGGTATATCGCCTGGTGCCTCCCTGCCCTCGGTCTGGCCGGTCCTGCACTATGA
- a CDS encoding SigE family RNA polymerase sigma factor → MAEVLDITVAGPLRGAAVRPLRRPRAPGGMPVIAPMPAARPAQLPSQRGGAEETVAAGTTVDHLTETYRAHYRSLLGLAALLLDDTASCEDVVQEAFIRVHSARNRVREPEKTLAYLRQTVVNLSRSALRRRILGLKLLSKPMPDMASAEEGAYDQLERDALIKAMKGLQRRQREVLVLRYFADMTEAQVAETLGVSLGSVKAYGSRGIAALRVVMEAQT, encoded by the coding sequence GTGGCAGAGGTTCTCGACATCACAGTGGCGGGTCCGTTGCGGGGCGCGGCCGTGCGTCCGCTCCGGCGCCCCCGCGCGCCCGGCGGCATGCCGGTGATCGCGCCCATGCCCGCCGCACGCCCGGCCCAGCTGCCCTCGCAGCGCGGGGGTGCTGAGGAGACGGTGGCAGCGGGAACCACGGTCGACCACCTCACCGAGACCTACCGCGCCCACTACCGCTCCCTGCTCGGCCTCGCGGCGCTGCTGCTGGACGACACCGCGTCCTGCGAGGACGTGGTGCAGGAGGCGTTCATCCGCGTGCACTCCGCGCGCAACCGGGTCCGGGAGCCCGAGAAGACCCTGGCCTACCTCCGCCAGACCGTCGTCAACCTCTCGCGCTCCGCGCTGCGCCGCCGCATCCTCGGGCTCAAGCTGCTCTCCAAGCCGATGCCGGACATGGCGAGTGCGGAGGAGGGTGCGTACGACCAGCTGGAGCGGGACGCGCTGATCAAGGCCATGAAGGGGCTCCAGCGGCGCCAGCGCGAGGTGCTGGTGCTGCGGTACTTCGCGGACATGACGGAGGCCCAGGTCGCGGAGACGCTGGGAGTTTCGCTGGGGTCGGTGAAGGCGTACGGTTCGCGCGGTATCGCGGCGCTGCGCGTCGTGATGGAGGCCCAGACATGA
- a CDS encoding SGNH/GDSL hydrolase family protein, whose amino-acid sequence MSVRRIWASLSTFTLAAVAALGMAGTAVAADSAAESAAAGGYVALGDSYSSGVGAGDYLPDSGDCRRSANAYPQLWAAANSPTSFAFVACSGATTSSVASGQLGALDASTTLVSVTAGGNDVGFADVMQDCVLGSEATCISSVDAAIAKMNNSLPGSLDSLYAGIRAGAPSAQVVVLGYPRFYQLSGSCVAGLTEAERAAINNASDVLNGVLAKRAADAGFTFSGVVDEFTGHELCSGDAWLHSVTVPVYHSYHPTVAGQSGGYLPAFRSVL is encoded by the coding sequence ATGTCCGTACGCAGGATCTGGGCATCCCTCTCCACTTTCACGCTCGCCGCCGTGGCCGCTCTCGGTATGGCCGGGACCGCCGTCGCGGCGGACTCCGCGGCCGAATCCGCCGCGGCCGGTGGCTATGTCGCGCTCGGTGACTCCTACTCCTCCGGGGTCGGCGCCGGGGACTATCTGCCCGACAGCGGTGACTGCCGGCGCAGCGCCAACGCCTATCCGCAGCTGTGGGCGGCGGCGAACTCCCCCACCTCGTTCGCCTTCGTCGCCTGCTCCGGTGCCACCACGTCCTCCGTCGCCAGTGGTCAGCTCGGGGCGCTGGACGCGTCCACCACGCTGGTCAGCGTGACGGCCGGAGGCAACGACGTCGGGTTCGCCGATGTCATGCAGGACTGTGTGCTGGGCAGCGAAGCGACCTGCATCAGTAGTGTCGACGCAGCGATCGCCAAGATGAACAACTCCCTTCCCGGGAGCCTCGACTCGCTCTACGCCGGTATCCGCGCCGGGGCTCCCTCCGCCCAGGTCGTGGTTCTCGGGTATCCGCGCTTCTACCAGCTGTCGGGGAGCTGCGTCGCGGGGCTGACCGAAGCCGAGCGGGCGGCGATCAACAACGCGTCGGACGTGCTGAACGGGGTGCTCGCCAAGCGCGCCGCCGATGCCGGGTTCACCTTCTCCGGCGTCGTCGACGAGTTCACCGGGCATGAGCTGTGCTCCGGCGACGCCTGGCTCCACAGCGTGACCGTGCCCGTCTACCACTCGTACCACCCCACCGTCGCCGGGCAGTCGGGCGGCTATCTGCCGGCCTTCCGGTCGGTGTTGTAG